In Terriglobales bacterium, the following are encoded in one genomic region:
- a CDS encoding STAS domain-containing protein, which yields MTGNPIPTTSFLRTETRKTADEVTICCSGQFTLKSCEQIQKTVRGLVPASKRVVLDFAQVNYIEKAALGSIVGLYLSSKHLGCQLNVHNMPPWAIDLLSRWPEDAFETGKSIPARPQALRTNT from the coding sequence ATGACTGGAAACCCGATTCCCACAACCTCGTTTTTGCGGACGGAAACGAGGAAGACGGCCGACGAAGTCACTATCTGCTGCTCCGGCCAGTTCACCCTGAAGAGCTGTGAGCAGATTCAAAAGACCGTTCGAGGGTTGGTTCCTGCGAGCAAACGTGTCGTACTCGATTTTGCGCAGGTCAACTACATTGAGAAAGCTGCGCTGGGTTCGATTGTCGGCCTGTACCTGTCCTCGAAGCACCTCGGCTGTCAACTCAACGTGCACAATATGCCCCCGTGGGCGATTGATCTGCTGAGCAGGTGGCCCGAGGACGCGTTCGAGACAGGAAAGTCAATTCCCGCACGCCCACAGGCGCTTAGAACGAACACATAA
- a CDS encoding prepilin-type N-terminal cleavage/methylation domain-containing protein, with protein sequence MRKQKGFSLIELLIVVAIILIIAAIAIPNLLRSRIAANEASAVGSTRTINTAEVTFASTYPNHGFATLANLGPPSSGSVGDTGAGLLDSVLASGTKSGYVFSVVTSGAPSGGGAATIYTINGDPQNSQTGQRHFFSDQSGVIRFNVSQTASASDSPLQ encoded by the coding sequence ATGCGCAAACAGAAGGGTTTCTCACTGATCGAGTTGCTGATCGTAGTGGCGATCATTTTGATTATCGCCGCGATCGCGATTCCCAACCTGCTGCGTTCGCGAATTGCCGCGAATGAAGCGTCAGCGGTGGGCTCGACTCGCACCATCAACACCGCGGAAGTCACCTTTGCTTCCACCTATCCAAACCATGGCTTTGCCACCTTGGCTAACCTTGGGCCGCCGAGCTCAGGCTCAGTTGGCGACACCGGCGCTGGCTTGCTGGATTCCGTGTTAGCCAGCGGCACCAAGAGCGGCTATGTGTTCTCCGTGGTGACCAGCGGCGCCCCCAGCGGCGGCGGCGCAGCGACGATCTATACCATCAATGGCGACCCGCAGAACTCGCAGACCGGTCAGCGGCACTTCTTCAGCGACCAGTCGGGCGTGATTCGCTTCAACGTCAGCCAGACCGCCAGCGCCAGCGACAGCCCGCTGCAGTAG
- a CDS encoding prepilin-type N-terminal cleavage/methylation domain-containing protein, translating to MRKQKGFSLIELLIVVAIILIIAAIAIPNLLRSRIAANEASAVGSTRTINTAEVTFASTYPNHGFAVLADLGPPSSGSVGDTGAGLLDSVLASGTKSGYVFSVVTSGAPSGGGAATIYTINGDPQNSQTGQRHFFSDQSGVIRFNVSQTASASDSPLQ from the coding sequence ATGCGCAAACAGAAAGGTTTCTCACTGATCGAGTTGCTGATCGTGGTGGCGATCATCCTGATCATCGCCGCGATCGCGATTCCCAACCTGCTGCGTTCGCGAATTGCCGCGAATGAAGCGTCAGCGGTGGGCTCGACTCGCACCATCAACACCGCGGAAGTCACCTTTGCTTCCACCTATCCGAACCACGGCTTTGCCGTTTTGGCCGACCTCGGCCCGCCGAGCTCGGGCTCGGTTGGCGACACCGGCGCCGGCTTGCTGGATTCCGTGTTGGCCAGCGGTACCAAGAGCGGTTACGTGTTTTCCGTCGTAACCAGCGGCGCCCCCAGCGGCGGCGGCGCAGCGACGATCTATACCATCAATGGCGACCCGCAGAACTCGCAGACCGGTCAGCGGCACTTCTTCAGCGACCAGTCGGGCGTGATCCGCTTCAACGTCAGCCAGACCGCCAGCGCCAGCGACAGCCCGCTGCAGTAG
- a CDS encoding tetratricopeptide repeat protein translates to MFAEPGESAKPRFSTPVLLGIVLAVTFLVYVGTLQFEFVYDDLGQIVANPAVQSWKYFPLYFRANVWMQQFSVGNYYRPLFLAWFLVNHTLFGLHPSFWHLTTVLAHVGVTALVFVLTLRLTRDRRVALIAALLFGLHPVHLESVAWISGVTDSLMALLLIPAFLSYLNYRERRGQGWLILSLALYALALLSKETAVVLPALLFAYECTYGADARSWHARVRGALLPLLSFVVVTGAYLVARAQALHGIAHKTVELPLSIALLTVPSALWWYIRLLVAPFGLSVFYDTPYVTQVSMKYVMWPAVGIALTAGLLGWWWRKKRSPLVAFASVWLLVPILPLLNLTVLPMGDFIHDRYLYLPSVGFSLLLATALAQLDTREIFGRPAGLVAAIALAVVMAFATVAQSVPWANDVVLYYHGMAVAPNNDLPRNKLAATFVQRGMYDQGIRLYHAVLADDPDYWYANYRMGYAQYMTGHYLEAERYLVRATELHGTPDEFYYLGLAQVKLGRKEAAGHSLQQAVRMQPDSSEYKQALASLGQQSR, encoded by the coding sequence ATGTTCGCAGAGCCAGGCGAGTCCGCCAAGCCGCGTTTTTCGACCCCAGTCCTGTTGGGAATTGTCCTGGCGGTCACCTTTCTGGTTTATGTCGGCACGCTGCAGTTCGAATTTGTCTATGACGACCTGGGGCAGATCGTCGCCAATCCGGCGGTCCAGAGCTGGAAGTACTTTCCGCTGTATTTTCGGGCCAATGTCTGGATGCAGCAGTTCTCCGTGGGAAACTACTACCGGCCGCTGTTCCTGGCCTGGTTCCTGGTCAATCACACGCTATTCGGCTTACATCCGTCATTCTGGCATCTGACCACGGTTTTGGCGCATGTTGGAGTCACCGCGCTGGTCTTTGTCCTGACTCTGCGCTTGACCCGTGATCGCCGCGTGGCGCTGATTGCGGCGTTGCTGTTCGGCTTGCACCCCGTGCACCTGGAATCGGTGGCTTGGATTTCCGGCGTCACCGATTCGCTGATGGCGCTGCTGCTCATCCCGGCGTTCCTCTCGTATTTGAATTATCGCGAGCGGCGTGGCCAAGGCTGGCTGATCCTATCGCTTGCTCTTTACGCGCTGGCGCTGCTCTCGAAAGAAACGGCGGTGGTGCTTCCGGCGCTTCTATTTGCCTACGAATGTACGTATGGCGCCGACGCCCGGAGCTGGCATGCCCGTGTGCGTGGCGCGCTGCTGCCGCTGCTTTCCTTCGTGGTAGTGACCGGCGCATACCTGGTGGCGCGCGCGCAAGCGCTGCATGGCATCGCGCACAAAACTGTAGAGCTGCCGCTCAGCATAGCGCTGCTTACGGTGCCGTCGGCGCTGTGGTGGTACATCCGACTGCTGGTTGCGCCGTTCGGGCTGAGTGTTTTTTATGACACGCCGTACGTAACGCAGGTCAGCATGAAATACGTCATGTGGCCGGCGGTCGGAATCGCGCTTACCGCCGGGTTGCTGGGGTGGTGGTGGAGGAAAAAGCGATCGCCGCTGGTTGCCTTCGCTTCGGTGTGGCTGTTGGTTCCCATCCTGCCGCTGCTGAATCTGACGGTGCTGCCGATGGGCGACTTCATCCACGACCGCTATCTTTACCTGCCGTCAGTGGGCTTCTCGCTGCTGCTGGCGACGGCGCTGGCGCAGCTCGACACGCGGGAGATTTTCGGGCGCCCGGCGGGACTGGTGGCCGCCATCGCGCTGGCGGTGGTCATGGCATTTGCCACCGTGGCACAGAGCGTGCCCTGGGCGAATGACGTGGTGCTCTACTACCACGGGATGGCGGTTGCGCCGAACAACGATCTGCCGCGCAACAAGCTGGCGGCAACGTTTGTGCAGCGCGGGATGTATGACCAGGGCATCCGGCTCTATCACGCGGTGCTGGCCGACGATCCCGATTACTGGTACGCGAACTACCGCATGGGATACGCCCAGTACATGACCGGACACTACTTGGAAGCCGAACGTTACCTGGTGCGCGCCACCGAACTGCACGGCACGCCCGACGAGTTCTACTACCTTGGATTGGCACAGGTGAAATTGGGCCGCAAGGAAGCTGCCGGCCATTCCTTGCAACAAGCGGTCCGCATGCAGCCGGACTCGTCGGAATACAAACAAGCACTAGCCTCCTTGGGGCAGCAGAGTAGATAA
- a CDS encoding tetratricopeptide repeat protein — MHADGLLLRLALLLTFAAYARTIVFDFVFDDHLQIALNAWVQAWEFVPHYFTGHVWHFQQPNWAGNYYRPLFLLWLRVNHAVFGLTPAWWHLMSIALQVLATWLVYRLGLRLLGSPRAAAVAALLFGVNPVHIEAVAWVSGNTETLVGVACMASFLAYLNWRDGGAKRTWWLAASVALYVVCVLLKETGLVVPGVILAYEILSPDREDSGRRWNFRQTALLLAPYAVVTLAYLAARGAVLRGVVSPMHHRPLASVVLTWPKILWSYLALLAWPFGLNAYYDDFDLVKAVGSRNFVLPTLAIVAVLAAYIALFRRSRRMLLAGIAILLPLAPVVVGSVVFQMHDFIHDRFLYVPSIAPAFMLAALLMRTSSRGQFGGSRPGQHDDWRLAAALALGLVLTVSTVVQTGAWDNDIALFTHARKLAPHNVRATEGLAEAYGMIGDLDNAVRIQREATVERPTYWAGWCNLGIYQYRAKDFAAAERTLMHAIEIWPQEIQPMSGGQFYYLGMSRLQQGRAADAEPPLRRAVELRGDSPGYHFALATALKQLGRPQEAEAELRAEAVNRKIVDEQMKVLANAIR; from the coding sequence ATGCACGCTGACGGCCTGCTGCTGCGGCTGGCGCTGCTGCTTACCTTCGCCGCGTACGCGCGCACCATCGTCTTCGATTTCGTCTTTGACGACCACCTCCAGATCGCCCTGAACGCCTGGGTGCAAGCGTGGGAGTTTGTGCCGCATTACTTCACCGGCCACGTCTGGCACTTCCAGCAGCCGAACTGGGCCGGAAACTATTACCGTCCGTTGTTCCTGTTGTGGCTGCGGGTCAACCATGCGGTGTTTGGCCTGACCCCCGCCTGGTGGCACCTGATGAGCATTGCGCTGCAAGTGCTGGCGACATGGCTGGTCTATCGTCTCGGTTTACGTCTGCTGGGTTCGCCGCGGGCGGCGGCAGTGGCGGCGCTGCTGTTCGGCGTGAATCCGGTCCACATCGAGGCCGTTGCCTGGGTCTCCGGCAACACCGAAACCTTGGTGGGAGTCGCCTGCATGGCGTCGTTCCTTGCCTACCTGAACTGGCGAGACGGCGGGGCAAAGCGGACGTGGTGGCTGGCGGCTTCGGTCGCTCTCTACGTCGTGTGCGTGTTGCTGAAAGAAACCGGCCTGGTGGTGCCGGGAGTCATTCTGGCGTACGAGATTCTCTCGCCCGACCGCGAAGATTCCGGACGTCGATGGAACTTTCGGCAGACTGCTCTTCTGCTGGCGCCGTATGCCGTCGTCACGCTTGCGTATCTGGCGGCCCGCGGCGCAGTGTTGCGAGGAGTGGTCAGCCCGATGCATCACCGGCCGCTCGCCTCTGTCGTGCTGACATGGCCGAAAATCCTGTGGTCTTATTTGGCCCTGCTGGCTTGGCCATTCGGTCTGAACGCCTACTACGACGACTTTGACCTGGTGAAGGCGGTGGGGTCGCGAAATTTCGTGCTCCCCACGCTTGCCATTGTGGCGGTGCTGGCTGCATACATCGCGTTGTTTCGCCGTTCGCGACGAATGTTGTTAGCAGGAATTGCGATCCTGCTGCCGCTGGCGCCGGTGGTCGTGGGCTCCGTGGTTTTCCAGATGCACGATTTCATTCACGACCGGTTTCTCTATGTCCCTTCGATAGCGCCCGCATTTATGCTCGCAGCTCTGCTCATGCGGACCTCATCCAGAGGTCAATTCGGCGGGTCGCGTCCGGGCCAGCATGACGATTGGAGGCTAGCCGCAGCGCTCGCGCTGGGCTTGGTGCTGACAGTTTCCACCGTCGTGCAGACTGGTGCCTGGGACAATGACATCGCGCTGTTCACGCACGCCCGCAAGCTGGCGCCTCACAATGTTCGCGCCACCGAAGGACTCGCCGAGGCCTACGGCATGATCGGCGATCTGGATAATGCCGTGCGCATTCAGCGTGAGGCCACCGTCGAAAGGCCGACCTACTGGGCAGGGTGGTGCAACCTGGGGATTTATCAGTACCGGGCCAAGGATTTCGCGGCAGCGGAGCGTACACTCATGCACGCCATCGAGATTTGGCCGCAGGAAATCCAGCCCATGAGCGGAGGCCAGTTCTATTACCTGGGAATGTCTCGCCTGCAGCAGGGCCGGGCCGCCGATGCGGAACCGCCTTTGCGCCGCGCCGTCGAGTTGCGCGGCGACTCGCCCGGATATCATTTCGCATTGGCGACGGCGCTGAAACAGTTGGGAAGGCCCCAGGAAGCTGAGGCGGAACTTCGCGCCGAGGCTGTGAATCGCAAGATTGTCGATGAGCAGATGAAGGTGCTGGCCAACGCCATTCGCTAG
- a CDS encoding pitrilysin family protein, which yields MVEELRNIRREVLPNGLIVLTEEMQHIRSISIGIWIKTGSRHEEAELNGISHFVEHMVFKGTKSRTAEDIARQVDSIGGNLDAFTAKECISFDIKVLDEHLPIAMDVLSDLVLNPVFDMKDITRERGVIMEEIKMDEDNPDYLVHEIFTQNFWKDHPLGKPILGTKDTVRRFEQDLLLNYWQRFFIPNNMIISAAGNLNHERFVDLVKEKFLGLQAGKNGFHQAPPKVSARIIMRNKKALEQVQICVGVPSHPVGHESRYAGYILSTVLGGGMSSRLFQNIRERQGLAYAIYSELNPYRDTGCLSIYAGTSRESAPKVVLSIVNEFHNLKAEAIPEEELRRAKDQLKGSLMLSLESSTARMSNLARQEMYFDRFIGLDEILNSIEKVTKEDLVKLANEFFKPEHIAVTVLGNLNGLKISREQLAA from the coding sequence ATGGTGGAAGAGCTCCGTAATATTCGGCGCGAGGTGCTGCCCAACGGTCTGATCGTGCTGACCGAGGAGATGCAGCACATCCGATCGATCTCGATCGGCATTTGGATCAAGACTGGTTCGCGCCACGAGGAAGCGGAACTCAACGGCATTTCCCATTTCGTGGAACACATGGTGTTTAAGGGGACCAAATCCCGCACCGCCGAAGACATTGCCCGCCAAGTCGATTCCATCGGCGGCAACCTTGACGCTTTCACCGCCAAGGAATGCATTTCGTTTGATATCAAGGTCCTCGACGAGCACCTGCCCATCGCCATGGACGTGCTCAGCGACCTGGTGCTGAACCCGGTCTTCGACATGAAGGACATCACCCGCGAGCGCGGCGTGATCATGGAAGAGATCAAGATGGACGAGGACAATCCCGACTACCTTGTCCATGAGATCTTCACCCAGAATTTCTGGAAGGATCACCCCCTGGGCAAGCCCATCCTGGGCACTAAGGACACGGTGCGCCGGTTCGAGCAGGACCTGCTGCTCAATTACTGGCAGAGATTTTTCATCCCCAACAACATGATCATCTCCGCCGCTGGCAACCTCAACCACGAGCGTTTCGTCGACCTGGTAAAAGAGAAATTCCTGGGGTTGCAGGCGGGCAAGAATGGTTTCCACCAGGCGCCGCCGAAAGTTTCCGCGCGCATCATCATGCGCAATAAAAAGGCGCTGGAGCAGGTGCAGATCTGCGTCGGCGTGCCTTCCCATCCCGTCGGCCACGAGAGCCGTTATGCCGGCTACATCCTGAGCACCGTCCTGGGCGGCGGCATGAGTTCCCGGCTGTTCCAGAACATTCGCGAGCGCCAGGGGCTAGCCTACGCGATCTACAGCGAGCTGAACCCTTATCGCGATACCGGCTGCCTCTCGATTTACGCCGGGACCTCGCGCGAGTCGGCGCCCAAGGTCGTGCTGTCGATTGTGAACGAATTCCACAATCTGAAGGCGGAGGCAATCCCGGAAGAGGAATTGCGCCGCGCCAAGGACCAGCTCAAAGGCAGCCTGATGCTGAGCCTGGAATCCTCCACCGCGCGCATGTCCAACCTGGCGCGGCAGGAGATGTACTTCGACCGTTTCATTGGCCTGGATGAAATCCTGAACAGCATTGAGAAGGTGACGAAGGAAGATCTCGTCAAGTTGGCGAATGAATTCTTCAAGCCCGAGCACATCGCGGTGACGGTGTTGGGCAACCTGAACGGTTTGAAGATCTCGCGCGAACAGCTCGCGGCCTAG
- the rlmN gene encoding 23S rRNA (adenine(2503)-C(2))-methyltransferase RlmN, with product MRVAPEITLLGLNAQELTAIATEAGQPAYRGRQLFEAVYRNRVETVNQITTLPAAWRSELAKNYVVGLPQVQKQFLSVDGTRRYLIGFVDGQSVETVWMPEGDDGEQGDGSEGGFKRATICVSSQAGCAVDCRFCMTALLGLLRNLSPGEIVGQILRVLQDRKISLESERINLVFMGQGEPFLNYDNFMKAVRLLVDGVGIPASRMTVSTAGIVPRIRDFAREAVRPKLAISLNASSDELRDRVMPINRKWNLAALMKAAREFPLRPRERLTFEYVLLDGVNDSVENAGEVATLIKGLNAKVNLIALNPGPEIPFSTPEEQRVQAFQQTLIGAGIPAFLRRPRGRDIYAACGQLKRAEVVQISA from the coding sequence ATGCGAGTAGCTCCGGAAATCACGCTTTTGGGCCTTAATGCTCAAGAGCTTACGGCGATTGCGACGGAAGCGGGGCAGCCCGCCTACCGGGGACGCCAGCTGTTCGAAGCGGTCTATCGCAACCGGGTCGAGACGGTAAATCAGATCACAACGCTTCCTGCCGCTTGGCGGAGCGAGCTGGCGAAAAATTATGTCGTCGGCTTGCCGCAGGTGCAAAAGCAATTCCTCTCGGTCGATGGCACCCGGCGTTACCTGATCGGCTTTGTTGACGGACAGAGCGTCGAAACAGTCTGGATGCCCGAGGGCGACGACGGCGAACAGGGCGATGGCAGCGAAGGTGGGTTCAAACGCGCCACCATCTGCGTCTCCAGCCAGGCGGGCTGCGCGGTTGATTGCCGGTTTTGCATGACCGCGCTGCTCGGCTTGCTGCGCAACCTCAGCCCCGGGGAGATCGTCGGCCAAATCCTGCGCGTGCTTCAGGACCGTAAAATCTCGCTAGAAAGCGAGCGCATCAACCTGGTATTCATGGGCCAGGGTGAGCCGTTCCTGAATTACGACAACTTCATGAAGGCAGTGCGCTTGCTGGTGGATGGCGTCGGCATACCGGCATCGCGCATGACGGTTTCCACCGCCGGTATCGTGCCCCGCATCCGCGATTTTGCAAGGGAAGCGGTCCGGCCCAAGCTGGCGATTTCGCTCAATGCGTCGAGTGACGAATTACGCGACCGGGTCATGCCGATCAATCGCAAGTGGAACCTGGCAGCGCTGATGAAGGCGGCGCGCGAATTCCCGCTTCGTCCGCGAGAGCGCCTGACCTTCGAATACGTGCTGCTCGATGGGGTCAACGACAGCGTCGAAAACGCGGGCGAGGTGGCCACCCTGATCAAGGGACTGAACGCCAAGGTCAACCTGATTGCGCTCAATCCCGGCCCGGAAATTCCGTTTTCCACGCCGGAAGAACAGCGCGTCCAGGCTTTCCAGCAGACCCTCATTGGCGCTGGTATTCCGGCATTTCTCCGGCGTCCCCGCGGGCGCGACATCTATGCCGCCTGCGGACAGCTGAAGCGCGCGGAAGTGGTGCAGATCAGCGCATGA
- a CDS encoding tetratricopeptide repeat protein, protein MTRSRLLATTGILVVFAAMLAGCTIPQRQFARAERLEREGRNAEAAALYQKMVDEIPLRETRARSQVYFRLGECLYRLEHIAEAFNAFEKAAEVEPGNMAAQLRLGEVLLVAGAADRAREQAEIVLRHSPANAEAMALLAGSLAASGKTEQAKEEYRSVLRSDAHLVSAAIALADIYNRENRVDEARRVLHESAAANPNRAAPWLALGRLNEQEGDAAAAEQCYRQAVAAEDIPESNMRFAQFLQRTTRINEAEQVLRRVDAQRPTQPTALPDFELIAGKPDTALQRYQAALSSAGASLSGKKPQPWMALDQLRDRALLATRLVEADINVAEQKSGPDKADALQRAHAHLAQYRLDLDPATISILQAEIALADSDLPAASLQSKAAVALAPQSAPAHYVLGTATYRSGNKADGRAQWLAALDSDSHFVPARLALANDAVATGNAKLAERYIMAVVRDEPGNVSALNLFARVLLAEKRTDAAAMMARRALAVDTASAPARVILGEIALQQQRVGEALLQFEQAVLAQPHSVEAIDGLTRVYRTGTITRPMLAKMEKIAAAAPASATLMEIAGRLYADRGWLDDAKRALQAALRIDPQCATAASALARLYAGNGELSAAADSASHTGGNSAALLAGVRAQEQNDTTAAIQNYERAIREGEHSGVAANNLAWLYVEQGTNLDRALQLAETARSLAPDSPAVMDTVGVVRLRLRKYSEAISALESARKLAGTHPADPELLAQIRRHLSEAYFRAGKTAAAAAVDATKN, encoded by the coding sequence ATGACCAGATCGCGGCTCCTCGCTACCACGGGAATTCTTGTCGTATTCGCAGCCATGCTGGCGGGATGCACTATCCCCCAGAGGCAATTCGCCCGCGCTGAACGATTGGAGCGCGAAGGCCGTAACGCCGAAGCTGCCGCCCTTTATCAAAAAATGGTGGACGAAATTCCGTTGCGCGAAACGCGCGCTCGTTCGCAGGTTTATTTCCGCCTGGGCGAATGTCTCTACCGTCTTGAACACATCGCCGAAGCTTTCAACGCATTTGAGAAGGCCGCCGAGGTAGAACCCGGCAACATGGCGGCTCAGTTGCGTCTGGGCGAGGTCTTGTTGGTCGCGGGAGCGGCGGACCGCGCGCGCGAACAAGCGGAGATCGTGTTGCGGCATTCGCCGGCAAATGCCGAAGCCATGGCGCTGCTGGCGGGCTCGCTGGCCGCCTCCGGAAAAACCGAGCAGGCCAAGGAGGAGTATCGAAGCGTGTTGCGGAGCGATGCCCATCTCGTCTCCGCGGCCATCGCCCTGGCCGACATCTACAACCGGGAGAACCGCGTCGATGAGGCGCGCCGCGTGCTGCACGAGTCAGCGGCGGCAAACCCGAACCGTGCAGCACCATGGCTGGCGCTCGGCCGCCTCAACGAACAGGAGGGCGATGCTGCCGCTGCCGAACAATGTTATCGGCAGGCGGTGGCCGCCGAGGACATCCCCGAATCCAACATGCGGTTCGCGCAATTTCTCCAGCGCACTACACGCATTAACGAAGCCGAGCAGGTGCTGCGGCGGGTGGACGCGCAGCGTCCCACTCAACCCACGGCCTTGCCCGACTTCGAACTGATTGCCGGCAAGCCGGACACCGCCTTGCAACGCTACCAGGCAGCTCTGAGTTCCGCCGGGGCCAGTTTGTCAGGAAAGAAACCCCAACCCTGGATGGCGCTGGATCAGCTTCGCGACCGTGCGCTGCTGGCGACCCGCCTGGTAGAAGCCGACATCAACGTGGCCGAGCAGAAATCGGGACCGGACAAGGCTGACGCTCTGCAGCGCGCGCATGCGCACCTGGCGCAGTACCGCCTTGACTTGGACCCGGCGACCATTTCCATCCTGCAGGCGGAGATCGCACTGGCGGATTCGGACCTGCCGGCTGCGAGCCTGCAGTCGAAGGCGGCGGTTGCGCTGGCGCCGCAATCGGCGCCCGCGCATTACGTGCTGGGTACCGCTACTTACCGCTCAGGAAATAAGGCGGACGGGCGAGCGCAATGGCTGGCGGCGCTGGATTCGGATTCGCACTTCGTGCCCGCGCGCTTGGCGCTGGCGAACGATGCCGTTGCCACCGGCAATGCCAAGCTGGCGGAGCGATACATCATGGCCGTGGTGCGGGACGAGCCCGGCAACGTCAGCGCGCTGAACCTGTTCGCGCGCGTGCTGCTGGCGGAAAAACGCACTGACGCTGCCGCCATGATGGCGCGGCGCGCGCTGGCGGTTGACACCGCGTCTGCCCCCGCTCGCGTCATCCTGGGCGAGATTGCGCTGCAGCAGCAGCGCGTGGGCGAGGCTCTCCTGCAGTTCGAACAGGCAGTGCTGGCGCAACCACACTCGGTGGAAGCAATCGACGGGCTGACCCGCGTCTACCGCACCGGCACCATCACGCGGCCGATGCTGGCGAAGATGGAGAAGATCGCGGCCGCGGCACCTGCGTCGGCGACGCTGATGGAAATAGCCGGCCGTCTTTATGCCGACCGCGGGTGGCTCGACGATGCCAAGCGAGCGCTGCAGGCTGCGCTCCGCATCGATCCGCAGTGCGCCACCGCGGCCTCCGCTCTGGCGCGCCTTTATGCCGGGAACGGGGAACTCTCCGCCGCCGCCGACTCCGCGTCGCACACTGGGGGAAACTCCGCCGCGCTGCTGGCCGGGGTCCGCGCCCAGGAGCAGAACGACACCACCGCGGCCATCCAGAACTACGAGCGCGCCATCCGCGAAGGCGAGCACTCGGGCGTCGCTGCCAACAACCTGGCATGGTTGTACGTGGAGCAGGGAACCAACCTCGACCGGGCGCTGCAGCTGGCGGAAACGGCGCGCTCCCTGGCGCCGGATAGCCCGGCGGTCATGGATACCGTCGGTGTGGTGCGGCTGCGGCTGCGCAAGTACTCGGAGGCGATCAGCGCGCTGGAATCTGCGCGCAAGCTTGCTGGAACTCACCCCGCCGACCCGGAACTTCTGGCGCAGATTCGCCGTCATCTTTCCGAAGCCTATTTCCGGGCAGGGAAGACTGCCGCTGCCGCGGCGGTTGACGCAACGAAGAATTAA
- a CDS encoding type 1 glutamine amidotransferase domain-containing protein: MASKDLDGVRVAIILDTDFEQVEMTEPRKALEEAGATCKLISPKSEVIGVKHDEKKDTFKVDLPLDRAQPDEFDAVLLPGGALNADALRVNHAAQEFVRKIDEAGKPMAIICHAPWLLVSAGLAKGRHLTSYHTIQDDMINAGANWEDREVIVDRNLVSSRQPSDIPAFNREMIRLFAEAKRGKLRAA, translated from the coding sequence ATGGCTTCCAAAGATCTCGACGGAGTTCGCGTCGCCATTATTTTGGATACCGACTTCGAACAAGTGGAAATGACGGAGCCGCGCAAGGCCCTGGAGGAAGCGGGCGCAACCTGCAAGCTGATTTCGCCGAAGAGCGAGGTTATCGGCGTCAAGCACGATGAGAAGAAGGACACGTTCAAAGTGGACCTGCCGCTGGACCGCGCCCAGCCTGACGAGTTCGACGCCGTGTTGCTGCCTGGCGGGGCGCTCAATGCCGACGCCCTGCGCGTCAATCACGCGGCCCAGGAGTTCGTCCGCAAAATCGACGAGGCCGGCAAACCGATGGCCATCATCTGCCATGCCCCGTGGCTGCTGGTTTCCGCAGGCCTGGCGAAGGGCCGCCACCTGACCAGCTACCACACCATTCAAGACGACATGATCAACGCCGGGGCTAACTGGGAGGACCGGGAGGTGATCGTGGATCGCAACCTGGTGAGCAGTCGCCAACCATCCGACATTCCCGCATTCAATCGCGAGATGATTCGCCTGTTCGCGGAAGCCAAGCGCGGCAAACTGCGGGCGGCGTAA
- a CDS encoding N-acetyltransferase, translating into MAGADRYELRDSRPADFRRLWQIDQICFAPGIAYSQRELAYYMKMRGAFTIVAVKSASAAEVRGGKGVVGFVVGQILARGLGHVVTIDVMPEVRRAGLGTLLMNECEARLRAAGCRAVYLESAVDNEPALRFYKLHGYSVLKTIPRYYMNTIDALMLGKNL; encoded by the coding sequence ATGGCGGGCGCCGACCGTTACGAGCTGCGCGATTCCCGGCCGGCTGATTTCCGCCGGCTCTGGCAGATCGACCAGATATGTTTTGCGCCCGGCATCGCGTATTCCCAGCGCGAACTCGCCTACTACATGAAAATGCGCGGCGCCTTCACCATCGTCGCCGTCAAAAGTGCGTCGGCGGCGGAGGTTAGGGGAGGGAAGGGCGTCGTCGGTTTCGTGGTTGGGCAAATCCTTGCCCGCGGGCTCGGCCACGTAGTCACCATCGACGTGATGCCGGAAGTCCGCCGCGCCGGTCTCGGCACGTTGCTCATGAACGAATGCGAAGCTCGCCTGCGGGCTGCCGGCTGCCGGGCGGTGTACCTGGAGAGCGCTGTCGACAATGAGCCCGCGCTGCGGTTTTACAAGCTCCACGGATATTCAGTGCTGAAAACAATTCCCCGCTATTACATGAACACCATTGACGCCCTGATGCTGGGCAAAAATCTGTAG